The following is a genomic window from Xyrauchen texanus isolate HMW12.3.18 chromosome 6, RBS_HiC_50CHRs, whole genome shotgun sequence.
AAGATTATACTAATGGTAGCATATGgatcccacaaaagttcaatgggttaagatccataacactcttttccaatgatctcttgtccaatgtctgtcttctctttactgttgtacatgaaactggtgttgagcgggtagaattcaatgaagctgtcagctgaggacatgtgaggtgtctatttctctaACTAGagacttgtttagttgtacatctggtcttccacatctctttctgtccttttgtctttgaaaactgtagtgtacacatttgtatgaaatcttaagttgttttttttttggcaatttcaagcattgcatagccttcattcctcaaaacaatgattgactgacgagtttctagagaagtttcttttttgacctaatatgttttttatttttttaaatagtgatggtgctgttttttacataattaatgtcctgactatactttgtgatcagttgaatgccactttgttgaattaaagtaacaatttccttccgaaagggcaaaatctgtacatttattccaaactttgtgtgtgtcagtactattatattttattttaagattaatgAATTTCATAAAGATAAccaaagatgtatttttttttttatttacatttttttttaagattactcaattcaatttgctGGAAATTAAAATGCgtacatcttaaaaatattttttgtgcgAAGAAATCACAAGATGAGTCTCATCGAAAGGCCACACAGTGCCCAAGATTAGCACACAGACTCAATGCTGTCTTCATTTCAGTTCAGCTAACTTAAACGAAGACAACTCTGTAGTTGCAGCACTGGAGATGATTCAATCAATCAAATGTGTCTTGTCTGCATTATTTTCAAGTGCCATACTGTAATATTTAGGGGCATCAAAGATTCAGGTGCACAAATTTCTTATAAGAGCCATTTGGTATGTAATCATTACCAGTGGGGCCTCCAAGTACAATTTTGCTTAGGGGCCCCATATGCTCAGAAGGCCCTACCCtttattgaagacaaataatcatgtcaacaaaacataaatgcTTCTTTTGGAGCGTTAGTTGTTTATTCATGGAACAGTATAAACTGTCAGTGGGTGACGATCATTATATTGTACATTCAGAGAAAAAGGTAATTTACTACTACAAAGCCATTTCTGTTAATTGTGAGGCCTCAGCTGCAGAATTTTCACCCACTCATGATGACACAGTTGGTTCAATTGGTGGTGACACAGTCTGTTACATTGTCGATTACCGGTACACCATAAATGATGAAACAAACCCCCCTTTTACCTCAAAGAGGGCCTCAAGTGcgccaaacaaacaacaaaatcatCGTTGACATATAACAAGAATATGCTATACCTATATGAATAAGTGAGGCACAGGCAGGACGCGACTCGGTTAATGTTGACTTCTGGTCCTCCAATTGCCAGAACATCAACATAACATGGTGATAACATTATCTGTGTCCTGTTTGCAAAATCAGAAACCAATCTTTTATTTTGCCATGGTAAATGGTGGAAGAGTGTTATGGAAACAAATTGCAATAATGGCTAACGACCACAAGATAGTGCCTAGGGATCAAAGTTTTTACCTTTTTTCTTCCTGTTTGTttacatgaatgtgagtaaaattAATACGGGTTTAAAAAGTCAAAGTCCAAATTATATtatcataacaatttgagtgaaaagtttaatttaaaaatgtacataactTTCAGAATCTATTTGAGTCCCCCTCATGCTTAATTGACAACATGCTCTCGAGTTGGCGtagactccacaagtttgtgcaaaaatgtataaatccatgttttcCCAGCATGATCTTGAgtatgttccaaagagcatcttgtgttatTCAAATGTACTTGGTAAGCTTTCCAAATGTGTTTATGTGATTAAACaatggaatcttaaatatttaacatCATGTTTCAGTATACTAAAACGTTTGGTGTATTTCCAGGTTTAAGGTAtaatttgaatcccagattttcagtgtggacacagacttttgaaccccaatgtactgtatatttcataCTAGTAaggcatttttgtgtgatgtactttACTTGGTATAGAGGTAAAGGGATAGGCTAGTTATTTATTGTCCAAGAAGACCAATCCCAGATGCTCAACAGAGCCAGAGGCCTctttttaaaattatgaaaactaaaataaagttTGATTGTCATAAGGCTCATGGGTAACATCTTATCCTACACTGATAAAGATTCTTGCAATGTTGCCATATAATGACACCATTAAATGTATTACAGGCTCAAGCAACCTGGAGCCACAACTAACTTGTCATCAGTCACCAGTTTTACCCATTTAGTCTGCAGTAACGGACATGACTGCAAACATACAGCAGGCCTAGTTGAGAAGCGTTGAAAATACAGGGATCCTGTTACATCCTCCTATGTAAAGTTGTTCAACATTCTTGGTAAAGACTTGACTTTTTAACAGCATAAACAATGCAGTAAAGAGTTTGAATAACCCTATTCTGATTACATGTATTATGGATCTTCCAAACATCAAAGCAACAGTTCATACcataatgaaaatatattatttactcatccttgttCCATGCTCTTCAAaacagtcttctgaagccatgtgatAGCTTTGACTGAGGTACAAATAAGTGTTCACATAGATCATCTGCACCTCCGCATGTCCagtataaaaaattgttttaatggtaTTAACTCATAAATGTCATGGTCTATAATATGGCACCATTTCTCAATCTGGCGTGGGCTAGACAAAAGAATCAGGGCGtcatcagtgaataatgactaacATTTAGGTCTGTTCCTCACCAAAAAAAGCCTATTGCATGACATTATAGTATTTATAATGGACGAGTCGTAAGGACTAATACTTTAAtatggggccgttcacaccaggCACCTCctcatgcttaaaaaaatactaaactaAGCTCCAAAAGTAGAGAATAATGTACGGGTCTCTAGACAGGGTCTCGCGTTTTTACAGCTaaagtttttttaaactttaCGTGGCGTTTAAACAGCTGAAAACAGTCTCAGCCAAAGAGATCAAATgcaaaatatgttttcattttacattgttgtgttttcaaggcttATATGAATTAAGTCTTCACTCAGGATGGTAAAAAATCATGGAAGAATTAGAACACTCTCACACTCCATAAACAAACTCGTTGTGCTGTTTACAGAGGGATCCTGACCTCATTATATCACAGTCCACATGGTAGCTGAAAACTGCTAAACTCTGAGGTTTTTCCAATTTGACTCCAGTGACTGGATAGCTGATGTCGTTGATCAGGTAAGCATTTAGAGagtctattaaaggaatagttcacccaaaaatgaacattctctcatcaattacttacctttatgccatcctagatgagtatgactttctttcatctgctgaactcaaaatgaagatttttagaaaacatgctcagctcttttggtccataaaatgcaagtgaatgggagaccaattttgaagctccaaaaaatctTCATGTATTGGTCTGCTTCTcgctcacacctatcatatcacttctgacaaTAAGGATTAAAATACTggatacttttatgatacttttatgtgctttttgaactgtcaacattttggcacccattcaattgcataaggagctgagatattattcttaaaatcagaatttgtgttatgcagaagaaataaagtcttacacatctgggatggtttgaGGGTGAACCATTTAATGTCAAAATGGCCAGATAAATTCAAGATATTTAATTTCAAGATAtcggtgcctgggtagctcagcgagtattgacgctgactaccacctccggagtcatgagttcgaatccagggtatgctgagtgactcaagccaggtctcctaagcagccaaattggcccggatgctagggagggtagagtcacatggggtaacctcctcgtggccgcgattagtggttcacgctctcagtggggcatgtggtaaattgGTCATGTATCGCGGAGAATAGAattagcctccacatgctgtgagtctccgcgctATCgggcacagcgagccacgtgataagatgtgtggattgactgtctcaaaagcagaggcaactgagacttgtcctctgtcacccggattgaggtgagtaaccgtgccaccacgaggacccagtaagtagtgggaatttgggcatgccaaattagggagaaaaggggataaattataaaatacaaaaagagTTATTTGTATGTGCCAGTGCAGTAATATAAGACACCAATTTATCTTGAAGGCTTATCATACAAAGGGTTTATTAATAAATTCAAGATGGTTGACTTTGTTTTATATCTAGCCTTCATTGGTTTTTATATCTTACCATATATACAATTTAATGACTTTTGCAAAttcatgcatttctttttttcaccCTGATGCACAGTGGTGGCTGCTTTCGCAAATTTATTTACCAACTAATGATTAACAAAACTCCACATCAGAACTTACTTGAACCTCTGAATGTGAGTGTTACTACACACACACTTGGTGTCCTCTTTTGTAAAAGTAcaccttttcttttttgtggcTTTAAGATCAAAAGATGTGTTTGATTTATGTTTTTGGAGCACTGATAGTCATCACAAATGGAGTCTATAGCCAAGGCATGACAACTTTACCGTCAAAACAAAATGCTGTTCGGGGTAAGCTTTATTTGTTCAGATAACACGCTGTTTCTCTCTCATGAACAGacaactttacacacacacacacacacacttacacacaaaatGTTGGATCTGTTCAAGCCTGTCTCCTTTTCTCTTCACCTCCCTCAATAGACCTGTTTGTAGCAGTAGGTTCACCTGTGAAGATACTGTGCACTGAGGGAAAAGAAATAAGGGTGGAGTGGAGACTGAACAGTTCAGTTCTTTACTCAAACCCTATTCTCTACATACAAAACACCAGTCTGAAGGACCAAGGCATCTACACATGCCACCAACAGAATGGAGACCTGATACAAACACTATCTCTACATCTGGGCTGTAGGTTGACATATTTACTTGTTAGTCTGCCGAAAATGGTTCACTAGGACAATAGGGATTTCCTATTAATACAGAGATCTTAAACTGAAATTTCATCCTAtggaatgtttgttttattcagatCCCCCTTCTCCTCCGGATGTGTATTGTTGGTCTCCAAGTTACCCTAAAAGAGCAATATGCTCTTGGACACTGAATCCTGACCCTATACTTCCCACACATTACATTACTACATACAGGTATTGTATTCTGCATTGTTTTAAAATCATGCTTCTTTTATAAGTTTCAGTTGAAAATAGTGTTAATTGGTGAATCGGTTTGGATTACAGCACAATATAGCTGTCTTTATAagttttatttaaaggaatagtcagggttcaatacaagtaaagctcaactgacaacatttgtggcaaaatgttgattaccacaaaaatgaatttattcgttcctccttttctttaaaaacaaaaacaaaaattgaggttacagtgaggcacttacaatggaagtggggCCAAAAGGCAGAAATGCgacacttataattttataaaagcacctacattcattcttctgttaaaacttgtgtattatttgagctgttaagtttttCAACTTGTCGTTTTTGTGGGAATACACATGGtcaaggcaacaaagttgtaaaattaaatatactgcaactttacacataaaaggtagTAAGAaatgttatcacactaaattatgtcaGCAAGCATATTGTTTATGGCTTGTGGCCAGAGCCATAGCTCTGGTAGGTGAAAGGTGGGAACAATTCTAGGGGCCCAATGGTCCAGGGGGGCTAACAACAAATAGATAAGGAGACCCAGAATTCCTTGCAACGGCCCTGCTTGTGTCTTTACTTTTAAAAAActagagtattttaatgttacagattggtcccattaaatttttatgaaattgtctcactgtaacccaattattctattttttttttcatgcaagaaaaggaggaacgagccAAAATGTTGTGGTtgtcaactttatgccacaaaaagattgagcttaacttgtattaggCACGGAATATCTCTTTAACCATGTCAATTGCTGTAATCGGATCCACTGTCATATATTGATGATTATAAAATGTGTACTACAGTTCAGTAGTTCAGAATATTTGCAATAATAACCTCTTAAATGTAAACATAGGACCTATTCAGACCCACTCTCAAGTGCTCAGCAATGCCAGAAATGGGAAGAACAAGACAGTCAGTGTGTGCTAGAAGAGCTGAAGATGTTTGAAATTGAACCAACTCTTATCAACATTACAGCTATTAATGCTTTGGGAAGCGCAACACGTATATGGCCATTTCTTTTCGAGGATATAGGTGAGACTTTCATAGCCCTCTCCTTCCAGCTCATTTATTTCACTATTGACACTCCTCTTATGGCAGTCTGTTGAAATGATTTATACAACATGAAATGATATATGTTTAAAAAAGTTGCGGAAAAATTGCTGTGTGACGAAACCGCTTTTGAAATGTTTCAAGGCCATATCAATGTTTACATCTTTACGCATATTCCATCAAATCATATTGAGTTTTGTTATTCTTTTTACTGGTTGGTTTGCAGTGAAACCTGATCCTCCAGTGAATGTGACTGTGATGGTAATGCCAGGAAGGAAGTTGTCTGTGCAGTGGGGTCCACCACCCACTTGGCTGGATCCTGTTAACTTTCCTCTTAAATACAAAGTAAAATTCTACTGGGGCAAACCTGAAACGGCTAGAACAGTGAGTTTCTTATGTTGGTGTCAAAAGCTACTACATTCTTTCATGCTGTATGTTACTGAAACAAAAGTAACCTAAAAAGTGTTGGTAAGCCAACCTCGTGCTAGAGATGACATCCTGTAAGATTTTCTTTGTCTatccaattaaattaattttttaatgttgAGTCCTTTGTTTCTAGCTCGGCCCTTATGAATCTAACAAAATGGTTTTGAGTGGGCTGGTGGCAGGAAGGACCTATTACATCCAAATATCTGCAAAGGACTTCCTCGATGGTGGACAGAGCAGTAGCTGGAGTGGTCCTATAAGTGCCACTATACCCGTCAACTGATGAGATGAATCATTTCAAGGGCTTTCaatcagttaaagggatagttcacccccaaaataaaatgctCTTGTGATGTACGCACTCCtggaatcccagatgtgtatgactttcttttttctacagaacatagatgaagatttttaaaagattatctcagctctataggtcctcacactgcaagagaatgggtgccaaaaatgttaagctccaaaatacacataaaaggatcataaaagtaatctatatgagtccagtggttaaatccatgtcttgagTAGCTAtattgtaggtgtgggtgagaaatagataaatattgttttttttccacaagttctcctccctgcccaacaGGGGGTGATATGCGTGAGAAATATGAATCACCAGAAGAAAAGAAGGAGaatgtaaaatgaaatgaaagtggagattgattgagCTGGTAGCAGAATTTATGGTTTAAAAAAAGGTccgtaaatatttatctgtttgttgTTGCCCTTGTGTGCATTTTGAGGCTTCAAAATttgggcacccattcacttgcattgtatggacctacagagctgagaaattcttccccaatcttcacttgtgttcagcagatgaaagaaagtcatacacaattttcattttttggtaaactatttctttaaaacatttaattgaaataatttcattatattttgattatttaatcaaataaatagtgTATGtgaatatttgctgagaaaagcacaCCAATGAAAATAATTCAAAGACTGTAACCTACATTATTGTGTCAGACGAGTAAATAAttgaaaagacaatacaaaaagtgcctTTCAAAGTAAACATAATGATTGTtgtatttccatatcattgaatgAACTGTAAGCCATCATTGTCCAGCATCCCATTTTG
Proteins encoded in this region:
- the ebi3 gene encoding interleukin-27 subunit beta, with translation MCLIYVFGALIVITNGVYSQGMTTLPSKQNAVRDLFVAVGSPVKILCTEGKEIRVEWRLNSSVLYSNPILYIQNTSLKDQGIYTCHQQNGDLIQTLSLHLGYPPSPPDVYCWSPSYPKRAICSWTLNPDPILPTHYITTYRTYSDPLSSAQQCQKWEEQDSQCVLEELKMFEIEPTLINITAINALGSATRIWPFLFEDIVKPDPPVNVTVMVMPGRKLSVQWGPPPTWLDPVNFPLKYKVKFYWGKPETARTLGPYESNKMVLSGLVAGRTYYIQISAKDFLDGGQSSSWSGPISATIPVN